A genomic stretch from Hypnocyclicus thermotrophus includes:
- a CDS encoding extracellular solute-binding protein, with amino-acid sequence MKIKTKFLLVISILVLFSMTSFAGLFFKKEETKEQKKDDKVVIKLWVTPDAEHEEDLQAILDKFEKKSRIKVEKTVLGWDIVWDKLTTAATSGIGPDVVEIGGTWVSSIAAMGVLEDLSKYYDANEVKSHFLEPTLKYSKVKGVEGDLISLPWITDGYLFYYRKDLYEKAGLDPNEVFKDWDSFKEAMRRLDNMDFTNEKGEKIAAFAHGGKNDWNIIHMMGGFIWQAGGNYINEEGTKALIAEDNAINGIKYFTSFAQEGIVPKEYLEKDPSEIEALYGAGNIATILTGPWFASYLEKTLAGKYDSEADDVNALNLEKNSYKNTDVAQPLAGPAGRYTFSGTNNLAVFNFSKHKKEAAELVKYLTTDKEAQIDYCNATGLFTVSKNVANSPYVTENHFRSAVKYAFDHGYIKVYPAVPAWGPIETVLTKNLGIIWDLVSGVEGEYTEEKLIEKIKETNTEMERIISQTGNR; translated from the coding sequence TTGAAAATTAAAACAAAATTTTTATTGGTTATTTCTATTTTGGTATTATTTAGTATGACATCTTTTGCAGGTCTTTTTTTTAAAAAAGAAGAAACAAAAGAGCAAAAAAAAGATGATAAAGTAGTAATTAAATTATGGGTAACTCCAGATGCAGAGCATGAAGAAGATTTACAAGCTATTTTAGATAAATTTGAAAAAAAATCTAGAATAAAAGTAGAGAAAACAGTTCTTGGATGGGATATTGTATGGGATAAATTGACTACAGCAGCAACAAGTGGAATAGGACCTGATGTAGTGGAAATAGGTGGAACCTGGGTATCTAGTATAGCTGCTATGGGTGTATTAGAAGATTTATCAAAATATTATGATGCTAATGAGGTAAAAAGTCATTTTTTAGAGCCAACTCTTAAATATAGTAAAGTAAAAGGTGTAGAAGGAGATTTAATTAGTTTACCGTGGATAACTGATGGATATTTATTTTATTATAGAAAAGATTTATATGAAAAAGCTGGGTTAGATCCAAATGAAGTATTTAAAGATTGGGATTCTTTTAAAGAAGCTATGAGAAGATTAGATAATATGGACTTTACAAATGAAAAAGGGGAAAAAATAGCAGCATTTGCACATGGTGGTAAAAATGACTGGAATATTATACATATGATGGGTGGATTTATATGGCAAGCAGGAGGAAACTACATAAATGAAGAAGGAACAAAAGCTTTAATTGCAGAAGATAATGCTATAAATGGAATAAAATATTTTACTAGTTTTGCACAAGAAGGAATAGTTCCAAAAGAATATTTAGAAAAAGATCCATCTGAAATAGAAGCGTTATATGGAGCAGGGAATATAGCAACAATATTGACAGGACCTTGGTTTGCTTCATATCTAGAAAAAACTTTAGCAGGAAAATATGACAGTGAAGCTGATGATGTAAATGCACTAAATCTTGAAAAAAATTCTTATAAAAATACAGATGTTGCTCAACCATTAGCAGGGCCTGCAGGAAGATATACTTTTTCTGGAACAAATAATTTAGCTGTATTTAATTTTTCAAAACATAAAAAAGAAGCAGCAGAATTAGTAAAATATTTAACAACAGATAAAGAAGCACAAATAGATTATTGTAATGCAACAGGGTTATTTACAGTATCAAAAAATGTTGCAAATAGTCCTTATGTAACAGAAAATCATTTTAGAAGTGCTGTAAAATATGCATTTGATCATGGCTATATAAAAGTATATCCAGCTGTACCTGCATGGGGTCCAATTGAAACTGTATTAACTAAAAATTTAGGAATAATATGGGATTTAGTGTCTGGAGTAGAAGGTGAATATACAGAAGAAAAATTAATTGAAAAAATAAAAGAAACAAATACTGAAATGGAAAGAATTATTAGTCAAACAGGGAATAGATAA